A single Apium graveolens cultivar Ventura unplaced genomic scaffold, ASM990537v1 ctg2914, whole genome shotgun sequence DNA region contains:
- the LOC141700789 gene encoding uncharacterized protein LOC141700789: protein MRFNRILKCYEGTHNFHNFPSRIKAEDPSSHCFIVSFSANETVIVDGIEFVKCEVVGQSFMLHQIQKLIGFEVLGMRNIVPESLIEIALRKDINITVPMAPEVGLYLDECFFTSYKKKWKEIHGELSMKDYEMEAEEFENKNWFVLLLVRYYL from the exons ATGAGGTTTAATAGGATTTTGAAGTGTTATGAAGGGACgcataattttcataattttcctTCTAGGATAAAAGCCGAGGATCCGTCTTCTCACTGTTTTATTGTTTCGTTTAGTGCTAATGAGACTGTTATTGTTGATGGTATTGAGTTTGTTAAATGTGAAGTTGTGGGGCAGAGTTTTATGCTTCATCAGATTCAAAAGTTGATTGGTTTTGAGGTTTTGGGGATGAGGAATATCGTTCCTGAGTCATTGATTGAAATTGCTCTTCGGAA GGATATTAATATTACTGTTCCTATGGCTCCTGAAGTTGGATTGTATCTAGATGAATGCTTTTTCACGTCCTACAAAAAGAAATGGAAAGAGATTCATGGAGAACTGTCGATGAAAGATTATGAGATGGAGGCCGAGGAGTTCGAGAACAAGAATTGGTTTGTCTTGCTGCTGGTCAGGTACTATTTGTGA